The following proteins come from a genomic window of Halodesulfovibrio sp.:
- a CDS encoding alkaline phosphatase family protein, with protein sequence MSLLENNTNGKLIILGLDGLPLSLAKKLAETGEFPSLARLTPTATEMRAELPELSPVNWTSFYTAADPGEHGVYGFTRIHSRDYTMGLCNFEQPQHPTVFDRLAEAGYRTRSINLPNTYPARPINGMLISGFVADELSQAVYPKFLKNMLGADFLLEADTTTGATNPAFLLDQLRQTLAARKHAFSLLWKDGAWDLFIFVLTETDRLFHFLYDAVEEEEHPWHAECISLLKEWDMLIGEVLDAYDALPEPKRLMSLADHGFTRLITEVDVNTLLRQMGLFKTHLPPEACDELDAQQITPQCKAFALDPGRIYIHTASRFARGCVADADTPALEQHISEYLMTVTYQGQRVFKTIHRGRELYTGKMAQFAPNLVCEPVAGFDLKAKFNRREPFGFFGRTGTHSVQDTFFYDSQNAQPQQVRDVGVELLRHFGIQER encoded by the coding sequence ATGTCATTGTTAGAAAACAACACCAACGGCAAACTTATTATTTTAGGGTTAGATGGACTCCCGCTGTCTCTTGCAAAAAAGCTGGCTGAAACCGGAGAATTTCCATCCCTAGCGCGCCTTACACCAACCGCAACCGAAATGCGCGCAGAACTGCCAGAGCTTTCCCCCGTAAACTGGACAAGCTTTTACACCGCAGCAGACCCCGGAGAGCACGGAGTTTATGGATTCACTCGTATCCATAGCCGCGATTACACCATGGGGCTTTGTAATTTTGAACAGCCACAGCACCCAACTGTCTTTGACCGTCTTGCCGAAGCCGGATATCGCACTCGCAGTATAAATCTACCGAACACATACCCTGCCCGCCCTATCAACGGCATGCTTATTTCCGGTTTTGTGGCAGATGAGTTGTCGCAAGCTGTGTATCCAAAATTTCTTAAGAACATGCTCGGTGCCGACTTCTTGCTCGAAGCAGATACCACCACAGGTGCAACAAACCCTGCGTTTTTACTTGACCAGCTGCGGCAAACGCTGGCTGCTCGAAAACATGCCTTCTCTCTCCTATGGAAAGACGGCGCATGGGACTTGTTCATATTTGTCCTTACGGAAACGGACAGACTCTTTCATTTTCTTTATGACGCAGTGGAGGAAGAAGAGCACCCGTGGCATGCCGAGTGCATTTCTCTTCTAAAAGAATGGGACATGCTCATAGGAGAAGTTCTTGACGCATACGATGCCCTGCCGGAACCAAAGCGCCTTATGTCTTTGGCAGATCATGGGTTCACAAGGCTCATTACCGAAGTAGATGTAAATACGTTGCTACGCCAGATGGGGCTGTTCAAAACACACCTTCCACCAGAAGCATGTGACGAGCTTGATGCACAACAGATCACGCCGCAATGCAAAGCTTTTGCGCTTGATCCAGGTCGTATTTACATCCACACCGCAAGCAGATTTGCTCGAGGCTGTGTTGCAGATGCAGATACGCCAGCATTGGAACAGCATATTTCCGAATATCTTATGACGGTTACCTACCAAGGGCAGCGAGTGTTCAAAACAATCCATAGAGGGCGGGAACTATATACAGGGAAAATGGCGCAATTCGCCCCGAACCTTGTTTGCGAACCTGTTGCAGGGTTTGACCTGAAAGCTAAATTCAACAGACGAGAACCATTTGGATTTTTTGGACGGACAGGAACACATTCTGTACAGGATACTTTCTTTTACGACAGTCAAAACGCACAGCCTCAACAAGTTCGGGATGTTGGCGTGGAGCTTCTTCGACACTTTGGCATACAGGAACGCTAA